CCGTCTGGGGAAGGTGCAGGTCTTGAGGGGCTCACACGAAGTTGTTGGGGAGCgtggagggggagagaggttCCAGGCGCTGGGGGCGGCCCACGTGGGGCGGCGGAGGCAGCTTGGGTGGCAGTGGCGGGGTGGGCAGTGGCTGCTTGGCAGCGATGTGTGAAGGGACCCAGGCGTCCAGAGCATAAAAGTAGAGGTTGTAGGGGTCCTTCGGGGCGTCCAAATGCATAACTGTGGGGACAAAGGAACGAAGTCATCCATAGGCTGACAGGGGGTCTGTCCCCTCTCCTGAGCCGCTGGCCAATGAGGAGACAGGGAAGAGGATTCCGACCTTCCATTGGAGCGGGGTTTTCGAATTAAAGGACCCCTGAATAGACGAGGGGGCGTGACGTCCACGCAGCAGGGGCGGGGCCTGCCGCGCTCCTggagggggaaggggcggggcttgTAGGGACCTGCGGCTCCGAGCGTGAGGCAACTCCCGGCTGGGCTGGGGGCGGAACTGGACACGTGTGTGTGAAATTTCAGAAGATTGGGGGCAGAACCTGACCCTGGAGTGTTCAGGGCTTCTACTGACCTTGGATGGGGACCTGTACTTTTAGGTAGGGCGCCCTGAAGTGTCAGGCGAAACCAGGTTAAGGAAACGTGCAGATATTCAAGGAACGGGACGCGACAGGGGTTGCTCACCCGGTTCATCTCCGTCGTTCGGGAGCCGGTGGTGTGCGAAGGGCCGGTGTCGAGCCGCCCGGCGGCAGAGACACCACAGGAGCAGGAAAATGCCAATAAGCAGCCCGGTCCCGGCGAGGAATAGGCACAGGGCCCTGCCTGCCCCGCCCCGGGGACGCCCCACCAGGGTCACGCCTGAAGGAAGGAGGCCCAGGAACAGCAGTCTAAACTCCTAGCCCCCTCCACCCTCAGACCCAGGAATCCAGATgccaccctcctcctccctcgGACCCGGGAGCCCCGGCCCCCAGtctctcctccctcagaccctGCAGTACCAGCCCTCAGCCTCCTCCCCCCTTCAGACTCCGAAGAGGGGCTTACAGCCTTCTCCTCCTTTCGACCCAGGAGTCCAGCTCCCAgggccctcctccctcagaccccgGAGTCCGGGTCCTGGCCCCTCACCAGTCTCCTTCACTCGCTCCACCACGAAGATAGTGTTGACTCTCTCACCTCGGCTGCGCCGCTGGGGAGCCCGCGGAGTGACAGGGGCCGGCTGATTGGGGGGCCCTGGAGGAGCAGGGGACCTCACAATCcgggctgagggagggagggcgtCGGGCCCTTTAGGGCTAGAGTTCTGGGGGACTTTCAGATCAACGGCCCCAGGAGATTCTGAGGTGGGCAATTTAAGGGCGTCGGGCTGGGTAGCTGCAAGGGTTTTTGATTTGGAATTCAGGGGCAGCTCATTTAGGGCAGTAACTTCTTCCTTGAAGGGTGCAGGCGTTTCTGGGGGAAGACTAGTGGAGATCTCAGGATCAGAGGCTGGGAGAATCTCTGTTGCATCTTGGTAGGGGGGAGTGGGGAATTCTGTTTGGGGAATTTCAGTGGGGTTGGGATTGTGGCCTACATGAGATGCTGGGTGGGGGGTTTCGGTAGGGTCAGGATGGAGTGTCTGGAGGAATTCAGAATTTGGGGTCTCAGTGGTGTCAGGGTCAGGGGTCTCTGGAGATTTGGGGTCAAAGGTCTTGGTGGGGTCAGGACTTGGGGTCTCAGGGGCTTCTGCATGTGAGATTTCAGTGGAGCTATGTTTGGAAATCTCTGGGGATTCTTGGTGTGGAGTTTGTGTAGGGGCAGGGTTTGGGGTTTCAGGAAATTCTGGGTGTGAAGTTTTGGAGGAATTAGGTTTGGGGGTCTCATGGGATTCTGTGGGTGAGATTTCAGTGGAGTTAAGTTTGGGAATCTCTGGGAATTCTTGGTGTGGAGTATGGGTAGGGTCAGTGTTTGGAGTTTCAGGAAATGTTGGGTGTGAAGCTTTGGAGGAATTAGGTTTGGGGGTCTCAGGGAATTCTGTGTGTGGAATTTCAGTGGGGTCAGGTTTGGGGGTCTCAGAAGGTTCTGGATATGTCATTTTGGAGGGTTTAATTTGGAGGGTGTCCAGGGATTCTGATATTGAGGTGTTGAGTGAGTTAGGTTTGGGGGCCTCAGGAGACTCTGGGTGTGGGCTTTCTCGGAGGTCAGTGTTGGGGGTCTCAGTGAATTCAAGGGGGGAGGGCTCAGGGGAAACCACATGAGGTGTCTTGAAGGGCTCAGGATAAGCGGTCCTGGGGGATTCTGGGTTAGGGCCATGGAGAGTGGAATTTTCAGATGCAGGAGGGGAGGGCTGAGAGGGGTGGTCTATCCGCGAGAAGTCGGAACCCTCAGGCGGTGAGGCCCAAGGGGCAGCCTTGGAACCCAGCCAGGCGAAGAGAAAGACGAGAAGCAAGAGGATCGGGCTGAAGGATTTCATAGCTCTGGGATTTACCTGTAGCAATGGGGGAGCGGGAAGGAAGGGGTTAAAGCCAGAAGTCGCCAGGGAGGCGACTCCGGAGGCCACGCCCACTGGTCTCCGGGTAGACCGCGTCTCCGCCCAGCTCGGGGCGCCTGGTAAAGGAGAAGCCACCTGCAACTCCCTCAAGGCTGTGAGGCGGTAGCCGCCGTAGCTAAGGGAGACTGAGGCGCAGGGCTTCTTGGGACTCGTAGTAAATTTCCTTATCTGTTTCCCTAAGGGGTCCCAGGAAGATTGGGAAAGAAACACACCTTTCCAAGCCCCCAGACCTCCTTGACTTCGGCTTCGAAGGGTGTAGACCTCTGAGGGGAACATGGGATTTCTTTCTCTCCAAGGGCCCTGGGGACACCTTGACTCAACAGTTGTTTACATTAGAGGAGGCTCAGAAGGAacgcctgggggctgggggcctgaATGCCTGGAtttgagggaggagggggcctaAATGCCCGtaactgggggaggagggagactcCTGGATCCTGGTCAAGAAGGCTGCTGGGTGTTCAGACTCCTGGCTCCCAGAGGATGGAGGGCCCTAAATGTCGGTCTAAATTCCTAATTCTTTAGAAAAGAGAGGCTTGAAGGTTCAGATGCCTAGAATTTTGAGGGAGCAAAGCTTGGAGGGGGGCTAGATTACAGGGGAGAAAGGAAATGGGTGTCTGGAACTCTTGGGTCCTGAGTTAGAATGAAATTGGGACTCTGAGCCTTTGTCCTCCAGAGATAGGTGTATAAGGGTCTGGATTCTTCAGCCTTCAGGAGGAGAGAGCTGTGGGGCAGGACTCAGGTCTCTGTTTATTGAGGATGGAGCTGGGATCTCAAGGTCTCAGGGGCTGGTCTGGGGCAGAGATGCCTAGGTCTGTGGtcaggtggaggtggggtgggcgtACACCCAAACGAGACAGTGTCACTTGGGGTTTGGGGTTTCTTACCTGCTCAGTGGGGTCCAAGATAACAGGTGAGCAGAGCTGAATGCAGACATCAGTGAATGCTGCAGGATGGCTCTGGGTAGGGCGGCAGGAGGTAGGGTCCCAGGGGTGCACATGATGCACCTGACCCCCACCCTGGGGATCCTGGGAGCCTAGCGACAGGCTTGAACTTTTAAAGGGACAGAGATAAGGGACATTGTCTCTGGAGCGGGGAAGGGAGTTAGGGACTGGATCGTTTGGTGGAGGTATGTGGCCCAACCAAGCTCTCCTGCCTGTGAAGCCAGGGGTCCCAGCCTTCTGCCCTCTCCTACACCCAAACCCAAGAATCCAGGTCTCGGGTAGCCTCCCACTTCAAGAGCCAGGAGTCGGGGCCCTCAGACCTCTCCCCTCAGATCAAGGAATCCAGTTTCCCGGAGCCAGGCTCTGTTCCCCTCCTCTCTGGGGAACTAGGAGTCTAGGTTCCCATGTCCTGTCAATCAAGATTCAGATTGCTGCTGCCCTTTGGGACTTCCCAACCTTTGCCTACCATTCCATTGTGTAGACAGCACCCTCTTAAGAGCCAGTGTTAGGGGGATTGGGCCTTATCTTCACAACACCCCCAAGTTCCTCCCCGGGAAGGGCTTGGACACAGCCTCAGGGTAGTCAGGGTCCTTGTCTGTCTCTTTCCCCTCTTTGCAGTGTCTCTAAGACTTTCCTGATTTTGCCTCTCACTGTACCTGCCTTCACCGTCCCTCCCCCCACACATACCCTTTGCTTTCTCCTACCAACCCTCTGCCCCCATTTCTCACTCTTCCTGGTTTTCTCACTGTCTGGATGCATCTCTGGACCGCTCTGTCCACGCTGGCTGTCCTTCCATTTCCTGTCTTTCCCTCATTCCTCCATCTCTAGCTGGCTCTCTtggtccctttccctctcttttctctcttccttccttttcctttctttcttcctctgttgctccctttcttcctctctttccttttctctgtcaTTCTGTCTTTGTCCTTCCCTGTCATGGTTACTCCATCTCTTTGTCTCTGCTTCTCCCCATCAGTCCCTCTTCTGCTGCTTCCccgtctctctttttctctctgtgtctctggctTCTGCTCTGATGGTCCTTCCGCCGGTCTCTATTTTTATCCCTCTGACACACCCCCTGTGTCCacttctctgtctgtctgtctctccccctcccaATTCTCTTCAGGTCCCAGCTCCTGGTCCCAATTAGTGGGTGGCCGCTAAGGCAGCGGCGGGGCCCCCACCCCCGGCTCCTCATTATCGCTGGCGGCTCCTAATGAGCCGGTGGCGGGGGGTGACCTGGCGCCCCCTGCCCCCTGGTCTGCGTCACTGCCCGCTGCGGGGGTTGTGGAGGCGATATAAGGGGGCTGCCAGCCTCGCTGCCGGAACCCACTGCGCGGTAGGGGGCCCCGCAAACAGGCTGCAGGGGGTGGGTGGATGGTGGGGTCGGGGTTCTGGGCCAGGACGCGGGCCTCACTGAGCTCTTTCTTGTCTCTCCACAGGTGATGGAGACCCGCCAGGTACCCAGGAGCCCCCGAGcacggctgctgctgctgctgctacttgTGTCCTGGGGCCACCGCACCGCCTCAGGAGCCGCCCTGCCTCCCGCGGGGGTCTTCAGGTACGTAGGACATCCAGGTCTCCCAGGAAGGGTGGGGActcagagaggtggggagagaccCAAAGAGAATGGGGAACAGAGACTCAGAAAGGGGGaagagagacccagagagaggacAGAGATGGGGGGTGGACAGGGAATCAGCAAGACAAAGAGATACACAAGGATTCTGAGAGAGGCTTTGAGAGACTTGAAAGGAGCCGAAGCAGGAACGGGTTTGTCCCTTGAGCAACGTTTATTGGGTCTTGGTGTGTGCCAGGCGTGCGCAGGGCGCTGGGGCCGGACGGGTGCATCAGACTCCGTCTCTGTACTCAGGAGGCTCTGAACCTGGTGAACACAGAGACGGAGAcccacacagagaaagagagagacaggggaCAGAGACTGAGCCACTCCACAGACGGTGCAGTAACAGGGCTTCGAGTTAGACTGCGGGGAGGACAGGTGGCGGGCGGCGGGCCTGGACACATGGAAACCGCCTCTTTCCGTACCCCGGCAGACTCCACACCCCCAGCCGGGCTTGGGCGGGTCCGGCCACCCCGCAGTCGCGTCGGAGCCTGGCGCTGGCGGACGATGCGGCCTTCCGGGAG
This genomic window from Mesoplodon densirostris isolate mMesDen1 chromosome 19, mMesDen1 primary haplotype, whole genome shotgun sequence contains:
- the GFY gene encoding Golgi-associated olfactory signaling regulator, whose product is MKSFSPILLLLVFLFAWLGSKAAPWASPPEGSDFSRIDHPSQPSPPASENSTLHGPNPESPRTAYPEPFKTPHVVSPEPSPLEFTETPNTDLRESPHPESPEAPKPNSLNTSISESLDTLQIKPSKMTYPEPSETPKPDPTEIPHTEFPETPKPNSSKASHPTFPETPNTDPTQTPHQESPEISKHSSTEISHAEAPETPSPDPTKTFDPKSPETPDPDTTETPNSEFLQTLHPDPTETPHPASHVGHNPNPTEIPQTEFPTPPYQDATEILPASDPEISTSLPPETPAPFKEEVTALNELPLNSKSKTLAATQPDALKLPTSESPGAVDLKVPQNSSPKGPDALPPSARIVRSPAPPGPPNQPAPVTPRAPQRRSRGERVNTIFVVERVKETGVTLVGRPRGGAGRALCLFLAGTGLLIGIFLLLWCLCRRAARHRPFAHHRLPNDGDEPVMHLDAPKDPYNLYFYALDAWVPSHIAAKQPLPTPPLPPKLPPPPHVGRPQRLEPLSPSTLPNNFV
- the PTH2 gene encoding tuberoinfundibular peptide of 39 residues — translated: METRQVPRSPRARLLLLLLLVSWGHRTASGAALPPAGVFRLHTPSRAWAGPATPQSRRSLALADDAAFRERARLLAALERRHWLNSYMHKLLVLDAP